In Comamonas koreensis, the genomic stretch AGCGCCAGGGCCAGCGCAATGGCAATGCGCTCCAGGCTCATGCGGATATGCGGCCACAGCTCGCCACTGCCCAGCAGATGCACCAGCGCCTGGAGCCCGGCCTGCGGCGCAAAGGCGGCGCGGATGGCCTCAACATCGGACAGATGCCGGGCCGCCACCGCCCACAGCGCCAGCGTGATGGCCATGCCCAGCAGCGGCCAGGCCAGGCGCGCCGCCCAGCGTTTGCCAGCCTGCATCATGCGGCGATCACTTCCTTGCGGCTGAAGTCATCGGCATGGCCAAAGGCCTTCAGCCCACCCACCTGGCTGAGCGCCTGCTTCACAAAGCGGTCATCGACCAGGTCCTTGGCAGCAAAGGCCGGGTCCAGCTCGCGGATAAAGTCCACATTGCCTTCCATCAAGGTGCCCTGCATGGCCTTGACCAGCTCCTGCGTATAGCTGGGGAAGGGATAGGGCTGGAAATCGATGCGGCGCTGGTTCCACTCGGGGTGCTGCAGCACGCCCTTGGCGCGGTACTGCTCGAAGTCCTTCAAGTCAAACACCTTTTGCAGCACCGGCAGCGGGTGCGGCGTGTACTTGTTGGCGCCGTCCTTGGACATCAGCTCGGCCGTCTCGCCCATGTGGTCGCGCGTCCACAGCTGCGCCTTGACGATGGCCGTGGTCACGCGCTGGGCCCATTCGGGGCGCTCGGCAATGTCGCGCTCGGACAAGGTCACCAGGCAGCAGGCATGGTCCTTCCAGATATCGCCCAAAAAGCGCGCCACCTTGCCCACGCCCATGGTCTCGGCCACCGCATTGAACGGGTCGGCCACGATAAAGCCGGACACCGATTTGGAGGCCAGCGCAGCGACCATCTCGGCGGGCGGCACGATCACCAGGTTCACCTCCTTGGCGCCCAGCGCCGTGCCCTTGGGCTTGCTGACCGGCGTGAGCCCGTTCTTGCGCAGCACCTGCTGAATGAGGATGTTGTGGATCGAGTACCAGAACGGAATCGCAAACGTGGTGCCCGCCAGATCGGCCACGCTGTTGATGTGGGGGGCCACCGTGATGGCCGAGCCGCTCATATGGTTCCAGGCCACCACCTTGGCACCGAACTTGGAGCCATAGCGCACCGACAAGGTGGTGGGCGAGAGCAGGTGCACCACGTTCACCTGGCCGGCAATAAAGGCCTCGATCAGCTGCGCCCAGCTGCGAAACAGGCGCGGCTTTTCCGCCTGCAGGCCCTCGGCCTCAAACAGCTTGCGGCTGTGCGCCACAAAGAACGGGGTGGCATCGGTAATGGCCAGGTAGCCGATGCGCACCGGCACATCGTCGCCCTTGAACTTTTGTGCGAAGGCATCGCCCGCGCGCAGCCAAGGCGTGGCCGCTGCGCCGCTGATGGCGGCAATGCGCAGCCAGTCGCGCCGGCTGATGCCGCAGTCGCAGTGGCTGGAGGCGCAAATGTGTTGGTAAGTCATGGTTCTCTCTCCTCGTCGTTGGGGGGTGTCTCAGGTCTGTCAGACGGCCGTGGCCTGCCCGCGCAGGCTTTGCAATGCATGCAAGATCTCCAGCCGCATCGCAGCGACGCGCTCGTCGTCCATGCGCCGTGGGTGCGGAATGTCGATGCGCCAGCTCTGCACAATGCGGCCAGCGCCGGCTTGCACATCGGGTGTGCTGCCCATCAGCAGCACCCGGTCTGCCACCAGCAGGGCCTCGTCGATATCGTGGGTGACCAGGAGCGCGGCGGTATGCCAGCGGTGCACGACCTCCACCAAGAGAGCCTGCATGTCGCTGCGGGTGAGCACATCGAGCGCCGAGAAAGGCTCATCGGCCAGCAGCAGGCGCGGCTCGCGCGCCAGCGCCCGGGCCAGCGCCGCCCGCTGGGCCATGCCGCCCGAGAGCTGGGCTGGAAAAAGCTTTTCCTTGCCGCGCAGGCCCACGGCCTCGATGCTGGCCTGCACGCGCTGCGCAATCACCGGTTGCGTGGCCTGGGGCTGGTGCTTGAAGTCCAGGCCAAAGGCCACGTTGTCCTGCACATTCAGCCAGGGCAGCAGGCTGGCCTGCTGGAACACCACGGCCGCGCGCGGGTGCGGCGCCCGCAAAGGCGCATCGAGAAACTGCAGGGTTCCCGCATCGGGCGGCTGCAGCCCCGCCAGCGTGCGCAGCAAGGTCGATTTGCCGCAGCCACTGCCGCCCAGCAGCGCCACAATCTCCTGGCTGTCGATATCGATATCGATACCGGCAAACACCGGCTGACCGGCCCGGTAGCCATAGGCCAGGCCCCGGCCCTGCAAGGCCTGGCGGGGTGCAAGGGCTGCCGTCATGCCGACACCTGCGCGGCATGCTGGGCCAGCTCGCCCTCCAGCTGCGTCAGGCTGGGCGTGACGATCGGGATAAAGGCCGACTCGCGCCAGCGGCGGCCAAAATCGGGCTGCTGGTCCTGCAGATAGGCGCGGCCGCCGGTGGCTTGCAGCTCCAGCTGCAGCGCTTGTTGCACCAGGCCCGCCAGGCGCATGCGCAATGCAAACAAGGGACTGACATCAGCAACCCAGCGGTCACCCAGCACACCGTCCAGCAGCTCGGCCTCGATTTGGCTCAGCAGCGTCTGCGCCTCCACCACCCGTCCGTGCAAGGGGCCACGCGCGCCACCCCCCTGGGCAGCGGCCTGCAGCGCGGCCCGCGCCAGGCCGATCGACAGCGCGCATTGCATGCCCAAGAAACCTGGGCGCGCGGCCTTCAGGTAGGGCGGCCCGGCCTGGGCCAGCAGCGCATGCGCTGGCACCGCCACCTGGTTCAGCTGCAGCGCAGCGGTATTGCTGGCGCGCATGCCCAGCAGGTCCAGATCGGGCGAGCGCACCAGGCCAGGCAGCCCGCTCTCCAGCGCCATCACCATCGGCAGACCGCCGCCTTCGGGCTGCACGGCCGCAGCCACGACAAAACCCTGGCTGCGCACGTTGGAGACCCAAGGCAGCACGCCATCGAGGCTCCAGCCTTGCGCCTGTGGCTTGGCCTGCACCTGCAAGGCCTCGATGCGCGAGAGGAACTTGATCACATTGGAGAGGCCCACTGCGCCCGCGATCTCACCGCGCAGCAAGGCATCCCAACAGCGCTCGCGCGCGGCCTCATTGCCGCTGGCTTGCAGGTAGTGGATAAAGGCGCGCTGGCTCCAGAACACAAAGGCCGTCGTCAGCGACAGGCTGGCGACCTCCGCGATTGCTGCAATCGCATCGCGCACATCACCGCCATGGCCGCCTTGCGCGACCGGCAGGCCAGTGCGCAGCAGGTCATGGTGGGCCAGCATCGGCAGCACGGTGCTGGCCAGCTCGGCCTGGGTATCGAGCACATAGGCGCGCTGTGCGATATCGGTTCTTGCGCTGTCGGTCAGCAAGGGAGAGGAAGTGCTCATCGTGTTGGGAGGCCCGCATGGTCGTCTCAGACACACCGGCTGCCGCAGCCCGCCCAGGAGAGCGGTTGGAGAGCACCCGTCGCATGGTCAGTCGCCGGACCGGCAAAAAGTCATGGTGGGAGCGCGGGCAGGCCCCGCGCGAGGATGCTGCAGTCTAACGCAACTGCCTTATAGGCTTATTTGACCAATCGCAGCTGCATCACACTCACGGCGCCGTCAAGGCCTGGGCGCGCAGCCATTGCTCGCGCATCTGCGCCTCCAGCGCCAGCAGGCTCTCGGGCGAGCCGCCGCCGCCCACGGCCTGGATCTCTTGCAGCTGCTGCTGAACCTCGGGCTTGGCCAGCAGCTGGGCGATGGCCTGCTGCAGTTCGCGGTTGGCGGCGGGATCAGAGTTGGCAGCGGCCCAGAGGATGAAGTGGTCGTAGACCGCCAAACCGGCCAGCAAGGCGTGGGCGCCCAGCGTGGGCCAGGTAATGCCATCGAGGCTTTGCGGATGGGCCGGGTCGGCCGTGGTGCCCAGCACCCGCAGCTGGCCGCGCCGCACTGCGGTGGCTACGCCATTCACAGGCGCCAACACCAGCTCCACCGCATGCGCCTTCGTCACCACATCGGAGTCGGAGTACCTGCCGGGGAAGACCACGCGCTGCAGGTCCACGCCGCTGCGCGCCAGCAGCTGGGCCAACGCCAGCTGCCCGATCCAGCCATCCTCACCCGTGCCCACCCGCAACCGGCCCGGGTGGGCACGGGCGTAGGCCAGCAGATCATCGGTGCTATGGATGCCCAGCGCATCGGCCTGGGTGCTGTCGATGGCCAGCACCATGGGCTGCGACGCGACCAAGGTCACCGGCTGCAGCGATCGCAGCGCCGTATCGATGGGAGGCCCCTGGTGCAGGCCCGGGATGCCGCCGCGCGGAAGGGTCATGGCCGTAAACAGCAGCTGGCGGTTGCCGCCTTGGGCAGCCAGCCGTTCGTAGTCGGCCACGCTGGCATCGGGCAGATGTGTCACCTCGACCTGGCGGCCCAGCAGCGCCGGCAAATGGGCGGCCAGCATCTGGGCATAGTGGCCATTGCGGCCACCGGCGGGCGATGGCACGGTGATCTGCAGCGGCAGTTGCGCCTGCGGCGCGAGCCATTGGCCGGCATCGTTCATCAGGCCATAGCGGATGGCCCACTGCCCGGCAGTCGATGGATTGCGCACCAGTGCCTCAGCCACCCAGTAGCGGCCCATGCGCCAGTACTGCCGGACCATCGGCCACGCGTCTTGCCAGCCGGGCGGCCGCCAGTCATTGGCAAACGGCGCCGCCACCACCGCATAGCCATGGCGAAACCGGCGCGCCTCGTGGAACTGCGGCGCAATCGCCCACTGGCCGCGCGCATTCTGGTAGCCCCAGCGACCGCTCGCAGCATCCAACACGGGGCGCAGCGCCTCGCCGCCCTGGCTGCGCTGCAGGCGCTGCCAGCGGCACACCCGGGGCGTTCGGGCGTCGCGCAGCAGGCGCAGCCCGGCGTTGCTGCACAGTTGGATGCGGCGCTGCGCCGTCGCATCGGGCAGGTCGCCAAAGATGAACGGAATCACCATGCGCCCTTGCGGATCGATCAGGCCTGAGCCGCCCGAGCCGGGCGTGATGATCTGCTTTTTGTAGTCCATCCAATGCGCGGTCGTTATATCGCTGGGCGGCACCGGCGCCAGCCAGCGGCCCCGGGCATCGCGCAGGCCCGGCTGCGCATACACCAGGTCCAGCTGGAGGTCCGAGGGCAAGGGCTGGGCATTGTCCGGCCTCAGATAGGCGAGCGCATCGGCGGAGAACACCACATTGGTGGTGCTGCCGTCGCAGGTGAGCGGCGGCACGGCCCAATGGCCCTGCGCATCCAGGCGCCCATAGGCGGTGGTGGCCTCCAGTGTGCCCCCTGGCTTGTGCTGCACCAGCCAGACCTTGGTAGCGGGCTGCAGCACCTTGTTGACGCTGGAGTTGCTGATGGATTCGACCCGCACCACCTGCCAGCGGCCATCGCACAGGCTGCGCGCGGACGGTGCCAGAAACAGCGTGCGGCCATCCAGGGCATCGAACAAAGCGGGGGCCAGTGCCGTGTCGGGGTCGGGGTTCAGGCTGAGCCAGCGCAGGCGATCGACCAGGCGGGGATCAAAGCGGATCTGGAACATGAAGATCTCTGCCCAGGGTGGCGCAGACGACGACACCGGCTGCATCTGCCAGTGCTGCTGCATCGGCATGGCGCGCTCGGGGTGGGCATACAGATCCTGGTAGTCGGGCGGCGCAGCCTGGGCGCAAGCGAGGCCCAGGCTGAGTGCCAGCAATCCCAACCAGGCACGCAAGACTTGCAAGGCGCTCATACCGAGCCCCTGGCCCGCCGCCTGGGCACGGGTCGCTGCTGCGGTATGCCGCCGCTGGAAGGATGCAGAGGAAAGAGCATGGCAGCCATGGACTAAAAGGGATACAGCGCCAAAGTATCCGCTTTTTCTTCTGCCGCCCGGCGGCAACCGTCCCAAGAAAAAACCCTGGGTGGCGCTGCGCCTCCTCCCAGGGCTTTTCAAGCTGCTTGGCCGCTCTAGGCCGGCGCCGTCTCCAGCGCTGGCTCGCCCAGGCTCAGCATCAGCCGGTTGGCCCAGTTGAAGAAGGCGGCGCCTTGCA encodes the following:
- a CDS encoding ABC transporter substrate-binding protein; this encodes MTYQHICASSHCDCGISRRDWLRIAAISGAAATPWLRAGDAFAQKFKGDDVPVRIGYLAITDATPFFVAHSRKLFEAEGLQAEKPRLFRSWAQLIEAFIAGQVNVVHLLSPTTLSVRYGSKFGAKVVAWNHMSGSAITVAPHINSVADLAGTTFAIPFWYSIHNILIQQVLRKNGLTPVSKPKGTALGAKEVNLVIVPPAEMVAALASKSVSGFIVADPFNAVAETMGVGKVARFLGDIWKDHACCLVTLSERDIAERPEWAQRVTTAIVKAQLWTRDHMGETAELMSKDGANKYTPHPLPVLQKVFDLKDFEQYRAKGVLQHPEWNQRRIDFQPYPFPSYTQELVKAMQGTLMEGNVDFIRELDPAFAAKDLVDDRFVKQALSQVGGLKAFGHADDFSRKEVIAA
- a CDS encoding ABC transporter ATP-binding protein, with translation MTAALAPRQALQGRGLAYGYRAGQPVFAGIDIDIDSQEIVALLGGSGCGKSTLLRTLAGLQPPDAGTLQFLDAPLRAPHPRAAVVFQQASLLPWLNVQDNVAFGLDFKHQPQATQPVIAQRVQASIEAVGLRGKEKLFPAQLSGGMAQRAALARALAREPRLLLADEPFSALDVLTRSDMQALLVEVVHRWHTAALLVTHDIDEALLVADRVLLMGSTPDVQAGAGRIVQSWRIDIPHPRRMDDERVAAMRLEILHALQSLRGQATAV
- a CDS encoding acyl-CoA dehydrogenase family protein gives rise to the protein MSTSSPLLTDSARTDIAQRAYVLDTQAELASTVLPMLAHHDLLRTGLPVAQGGHGGDVRDAIAAIAEVASLSLTTAFVFWSQRAFIHYLQASGNEAARERCWDALLRGEIAGAVGLSNVIKFLSRIEALQVQAKPQAQGWSLDGVLPWVSNVRSQGFVVAAAVQPEGGGLPMVMALESGLPGLVRSPDLDLLGMRASNTAALQLNQVAVPAHALLAQAGPPYLKAARPGFLGMQCALSIGLARAALQAAAQGGGARGPLHGRVVEAQTLLSQIEAELLDGVLGDRWVADVSPLFALRMRLAGLVQQALQLELQATGGRAYLQDQQPDFGRRWRESAFIPIVTPSLTQLEGELAQHAAQVSA
- a CDS encoding tripartite tricarboxylate transporter substrate-binding protein, which gives rise to MSALQVLRAWLGLLALSLGLACAQAAPPDYQDLYAHPERAMPMQQHWQMQPVSSSAPPWAEIFMFQIRFDPRLVDRLRWLSLNPDPDTALAPALFDALDGRTLFLAPSARSLCDGRWQVVRVESISNSSVNKVLQPATKVWLVQHKPGGTLEATTAYGRLDAQGHWAVPPLTCDGSTTNVVFSADALAYLRPDNAQPLPSDLQLDLVYAQPGLRDARGRWLAPVPPSDITTAHWMDYKKQIITPGSGGSGLIDPQGRMVIPFIFGDLPDATAQRRIQLCSNAGLRLLRDARTPRVCRWQRLQRSQGGEALRPVLDAASGRWGYQNARGQWAIAPQFHEARRFRHGYAVVAAPFANDWRPPGWQDAWPMVRQYWRMGRYWVAEALVRNPSTAGQWAIRYGLMNDAGQWLAPQAQLPLQITVPSPAGGRNGHYAQMLAAHLPALLGRQVEVTHLPDASVADYERLAAQGGNRQLLFTAMTLPRGGIPGLHQGPPIDTALRSLQPVTLVASQPMVLAIDSTQADALGIHSTDDLLAYARAHPGRLRVGTGEDGWIGQLALAQLLARSGVDLQRVVFPGRYSDSDVVTKAHAVELVLAPVNGVATAVRRGQLRVLGTTADPAHPQSLDGITWPTLGAHALLAGLAVYDHFILWAAANSDPAANRELQQAIAQLLAKPEVQQQLQEIQAVGGGGSPESLLALEAQMREQWLRAQALTAP